A stretch of the Sphingobacterium thalpophilum genome encodes the following:
- the traN gene encoding conjugative transposon protein TraN has product MKKRHHFLILFLLCCIGYSAHSQQATDTRLGTLPELNLHRGHTVHILSPEPIQYVDIASHHVSGDLPLENVLRIKLNEDTTQTEHLDYELGTVTIVGDNFVAQYRLTAPLWVNDESIPAMLEIKPEHTRPLELSEIGLSRSNMKNLALGLLTKSAHNPVRSTKEYGVGIVLNGISTLGDYIFLDVSFTNTSNLSYNVDELRFFIEDKKITKATNVQTVEIKPLWQYQPLTEFKKRHRNVFVLKKATFPGSKVLRVTLTEKQISGRTVNLKIKYGDILKADTF; this is encoded by the coding sequence ATGAAAAAGAGACATCATTTTCTTATCCTTTTCCTTTTATGTTGTATCGGATATTCCGCACACAGTCAACAGGCTACGGATACCCGGTTAGGAACACTTCCCGAACTAAATCTGCACCGTGGCCACACGGTGCATATCCTTTCACCCGAACCCATCCAATACGTTGACATCGCTTCGCATCATGTGTCGGGCGACCTGCCCCTTGAAAACGTGTTGCGGATCAAATTGAATGAGGACACCACGCAGACAGAACACCTCGATTATGAACTCGGAACAGTTACCATTGTTGGCGATAACTTCGTGGCGCAATACCGCCTAACTGCCCCATTATGGGTTAATGACGAGAGCATTCCGGCCATGCTGGAAATCAAACCGGAACACACCCGGCCTTTGGAACTTTCGGAAATCGGATTGAGCCGTAGCAATATGAAAAACCTTGCGCTCGGCCTACTTACAAAAAGTGCTCACAATCCTGTACGAAGCACAAAGGAATACGGTGTAGGCATTGTACTTAACGGTATCAGCACATTGGGCGATTATATCTTTCTTGACGTATCATTTACCAATACCTCAAACCTTTCTTACAATGTGGATGAACTCCGGTTTTTCATTGAGGACAAGAAGATCACCAAAGCAACGAACGTGCAGACCGTGGAAATCAAACCCTTGTGGCAATACCAGCCACTGACGGAGTTTAAGAAAAGACACCGCAATGTGTTCGTACTAAAAAAGGCCACCTTTCCCGGCAGTAAAGTACTTCGGGTAACGCTCACCGAAAAACAGATTTCCGGCCGTACGGTCAACCTAAAAATAAAATACGGAGATATTCTGAAAGCCGACACCTTTTAG
- a CDS encoding type IV secretory system conjugative DNA transfer family protein, which yields MEETKEQQGLYRSLQFGIYLSVVLEVFLFFYVDSFLLTGTTDNGLFLFAERLSRVPFYAELINSKLFTLVLICLVSVGTLSRKKKDLNPKTQIVYPLALGMLILFSGLWLQGREAAPIWQSVGWYDIAYVTSAFAGAILVHMAMDNVSKIISSNLGKDRWNVEEESFMQPTQPVVSPYAINIPTLFYYKGKVRRGYILIENIFRGLLLCGVPGSGKSFGIIMPIIRQMLANSFTMCLYDLKYPDLGKIAYYHYLLAKQNGRCKNYRFHVINLNDPAKSRRVNPLKREYLNTLADASETAEALVEALKKGDKSGGSDQFFTQSAINFLAACIYFFSSYQDGRYSSLPHVLAFLNLSYEQIFAVLFSNGELASLLSPFMSAYKAKSYDQLEGQVGTLKIFISRMATKETFWVFGADDFELQVSNPKHPGVLVLANDPRTQSINSACLSVVLNRVTKLINTKGNLPIGLVVDEATSLYIHRVDLLVAQSRSNFSGVVLGLQELPMLRQQYGKETAETITSIMGNVLSGAVRSKETLEWLERLFGKVKQTGESLSIDRTKTSLSLNEKLEPLIPAGKIASLKAGEIVGIVARDTMETYTGKYETTAVNCRVNLDMEAIKKEEANYRELPTYYDFGDRKEEILLDNFFRINREVEEIVEQFIPMNDDDQILQPKGTMNPVFKK from the coding sequence ATGGAAGAAACCAAAGAGCAACAGGGGCTTTATCGCTCCCTGCAATTTGGCATATACCTATCCGTCGTCCTCGAAGTCTTTCTTTTTTTCTATGTAGATAGCTTCCTCTTGACAGGAACAACCGATAACGGGTTGTTCCTGTTTGCGGAGAGACTTTCGAGGGTGCCGTTTTATGCCGAACTGATAAACAGCAAACTCTTTACACTCGTGCTGATCTGTCTGGTCTCCGTTGGAACATTGAGCCGAAAGAAAAAAGACCTCAATCCCAAGACCCAGATCGTATATCCTTTGGCATTGGGGATGCTTATCCTTTTTTCAGGTCTATGGTTGCAGGGGCGTGAAGCAGCCCCAATATGGCAATCGGTAGGTTGGTACGACATCGCCTATGTCACGAGTGCTTTTGCGGGAGCGATCTTGGTACACATGGCAATGGACAATGTATCCAAGATCATAAGCTCCAATTTGGGAAAGGATCGCTGGAACGTCGAAGAAGAATCCTTTATGCAGCCGACCCAGCCCGTCGTAAGTCCGTATGCAATCAATATTCCGACCTTGTTCTATTACAAAGGAAAAGTCCGTAGAGGGTATATTTTAATTGAAAATATTTTTAGGGGCCTGCTTCTTTGCGGGGTTCCGGGCAGTGGAAAATCGTTTGGGATCATCATGCCAATCATCCGCCAAATGCTGGCCAATTCGTTCACCATGTGCCTATACGATCTGAAATACCCCGATCTCGGCAAAATTGCCTATTATCATTACCTGCTTGCCAAGCAGAACGGTCGGTGCAAGAATTACCGCTTCCATGTTATCAATCTCAACGATCCGGCAAAGAGCAGACGGGTAAACCCTTTGAAACGGGAGTACCTTAATACCCTTGCAGATGCTTCGGAAACGGCCGAAGCACTCGTTGAAGCGTTGAAAAAGGGAGACAAAAGCGGGGGTAGCGACCAATTCTTTACGCAGTCTGCGATCAACTTCCTTGCCGCCTGTATTTACTTTTTCAGTAGCTATCAAGATGGACGCTATTCCAGTCTGCCCCATGTACTTGCCTTTCTTAATCTGTCGTATGAACAGATTTTTGCGGTGCTGTTCAGTAACGGGGAGCTTGCTTCCCTTTTGTCGCCGTTCATGTCTGCCTACAAGGCGAAATCGTACGATCAGTTGGAGGGGCAAGTGGGTACCCTCAAAATCTTTATCAGCCGAATGGCCACCAAAGAGACGTTCTGGGTTTTCGGTGCGGATGATTTTGAACTACAGGTCAGCAATCCCAAACACCCCGGTGTTCTGGTGCTTGCCAATGACCCGCGAACCCAGAGCATCAACTCCGCTTGCCTGTCGGTGGTGCTTAATCGGGTGACCAAACTTATCAATACGAAAGGCAATTTACCCATCGGTTTAGTGGTGGATGAGGCCACAAGCCTCTATATTCACCGTGTTGACCTATTGGTGGCACAGAGCAGATCCAATTTTTCCGGGGTGGTCTTGGGGCTTCAGGAGTTGCCTATGTTACGCCAACAATACGGTAAGGAAACGGCCGAAACGATCACGTCAATCATGGGTAATGTACTGTCCGGTGCGGTCAGGAGCAAAGAAACTTTAGAGTGGCTGGAACGTCTGTTTGGCAAGGTCAAGCAGACGGGAGAAAGCCTAAGCATCGACCGTACGAAAACCTCGCTATCCCTGAATGAAAAACTTGAACCGTTGATACCCGCCGGAAAGATAGCATCATTAAAAGCGGGTGAAATTGTCGGCATCGTTGCCCGTGATACGATGGAAACCTATACGGGCAAATACGAGACCACCGCGGTAAACTGCCGCGTCAATCTGGATATGGAAGCCATCAAAAAAGAAGAAGCAAATTATCGGGAACTGCCGACCTATTACGACTTCGGTGATCGAAAAGAAGAAATCCTATTGGACAATTTTTTCCGTATCAACAGGGAGGTTGAAGAAATCGTCGAACAGTTTATTCCCATGAACGATGACGATCAAATTCTCCAACCAAAGGGTACCATGAACCCGGTATTTAAAAAGTAA
- the traM gene encoding conjugative transposon protein TraM, translating into MKINFRQPRYVLPLIVLPFLCLFFYVYQTGFAKEEAPQQEGDPLQGQIAEVSEDVKNRALSDKLAAYREQYRRGDGYTAIGQLQEERAEQFRFDELYNEEEKRRLDSIERALKNQRSVSVNGDSENDDQDRALQQALSSLQRKPEPTKAEPDKTDPMELFRKQMAYADSMARANDPDQQAARKERERMEEAKKELENQPRLTVSKYGTGQGAFNTIRPESNNTFIQAIIDENITGYADSRLRIRLMDDLLVGQHIVKKGTHVFARISGFSGQRVLLTITSIMHENNILPVRLEIYDNDGSPGLYVPASAFREFSRELGGNTTQGITLQQQAENNSQLVMSAIQRMFQSTTTAVSKHIRKNRAKLKFNTMVYLIDPQALRQNQQNYKQ; encoded by the coding sequence ATGAAAATCAATTTCAGACAACCGCGCTATGTGCTGCCCCTCATAGTGCTGCCTTTTCTATGCCTGTTTTTTTACGTCTACCAAACAGGTTTTGCAAAGGAAGAAGCACCCCAGCAAGAGGGCGATCCCTTACAGGGACAGATTGCCGAAGTATCGGAGGACGTGAAGAACCGCGCGCTATCCGACAAACTTGCCGCCTACCGTGAGCAGTACCGACGTGGTGATGGCTATACGGCCATAGGCCAGTTACAGGAAGAAAGAGCCGAACAATTCCGTTTTGATGAACTCTACAACGAGGAAGAAAAGCGCAGACTTGATTCCATCGAGCGGGCGCTAAAAAATCAGCGATCTGTTTCCGTTAACGGAGATTCGGAAAATGACGACCAAGACCGGGCATTGCAACAGGCCCTGTCCTCATTACAGCGAAAACCCGAACCGACCAAAGCGGAACCGGACAAGACCGATCCGATGGAACTTTTTCGCAAACAGATGGCCTATGCGGACAGTATGGCAAGGGCGAATGACCCCGACCAGCAGGCTGCCCGCAAGGAACGTGAACGCATGGAGGAAGCGAAAAAAGAACTCGAAAATCAGCCCCGTCTTACCGTTTCCAAATACGGTACAGGTCAAGGAGCATTCAACACCATCCGCCCCGAAAGCAACAATACTTTCATACAGGCCATCATTGACGAAAACATAACGGGTTATGCCGATTCCCGTCTACGGATACGGCTTATGGATGACCTATTGGTCGGCCAGCACATCGTTAAGAAAGGTACGCACGTATTTGCAAGGATTTCCGGTTTTTCAGGACAACGGGTGCTGCTCACCATCACTTCCATTATGCACGAAAACAACATATTGCCCGTCCGGCTGGAAATCTACGACAATGACGGTTCCCCCGGACTGTACGTGCCCGCGTCGGCATTCAGGGAATTTAGCCGCGAGCTTGGCGGTAACACCACACAGGGAATTACCCTGCAACAACAGGCCGAGAACAACAGCCAGTTGGTGATGAGCGCCATTCAGCGGATGTTCCAATCCACAACGACCGCAGTATCAAAGCATATTCGGAAGAACAGGGCTAAACTGAAATTCAATACGATGGTGTACCTCATCGATCCCCAGGCACTCCGCCAAAACCAACAGAACTACAAACAGTAA